TTGAAAAAACCAATGTCCAGCGGTATCACATCGATATGACGAGGGCTGTATTTTGTAACTTCTTGCAACGCAAGGCTATTGTCCCCTCCGATCAACAGTACGTTTTGATTGATGCCCATTAGGCTCATGGCCGGATGAACTAACGGTTCATAGTACAGATGTGCATCGATCGTTGCTGCAGACAATCGGCCGTTATAGTGTACCCATTGCTCGCCTTTCCATTGCACTTTGTGAATTTTCCCGTGGCGTGTGGCTGTACTCTCCACCAATCGGTCGAAATACAGGTTTTGGTCAGGAATGAACTGAAAAGGAAGGAACCAAACTACACCACCCGCGAGAAATAATGGCGAGAACTTCATTTGTTCAAAACGCGTGTTGCCTAGTAAGATACCCGTTGTTACAAAAAGTATGTTAGGAATGACCCAGGCGTAATCGGTGTGTTGCAGCGCAAATGAAAGAATGGGATGTAAGGTCAATGTACTTAGTAGTAAACTCAACACAGTCAGCCAGAATGGGAATCGATTCGTTCCTTGAAATTTTCGGCTGATGAGCCAGGGAATGCCCATGCTGATCAATAAGCCCACTTCATCAGCTAAGTGATAATCGAAAAAATGATTGTTGACTTTCAACGCCCAAACGATCAAATTCAGGATCCCGACAGCCAACAGTGTTTTACCGACGGTCATGAATTCGCGCCAAGGATTTCAGCATTCACTTTTTTCTGGTAATGATTAAAGGCGGTCACAAAATTGACAAACAGATCTGTATTGCAGCTGCTGATCTCGATGTAGGCTTTGTTTTCTTCCGGAAAAGTATGCAAGGCACAATGGCTTTCCGCCAGTAACCACATGGCCGTGTATCCCTGGGGCTCGAAATGATGCTCCATGAAATTCAGGATGGTAAATCCTGATGTTGCGACAAGGGCTTCAATATCGGTTTTGAGTATTGTGGCATCTGATTGATGTACCCACGAAGAGAAATTGTCAATTTTAGCTTCCATGAAATCGTTCGGTAGCAGCAAATTTATACTGCCGGCTGCACTCACAGACGGTACAACGCACAAGAAGGTTGACAGAAACTGCGGTATTGTTAGCTACAATTTTTTATCTTCCTCGGAAAATACCCAGTCCATGTTAGCTAACAGCATAGAACAAGTAATTGAAAAGCTTCAGGAGATTATCAATGAAAGTGAAGACCAGATGAGTCCAATAGGGTATTTCGCAGCACTCTACCAAAAAGTGACCGAAAGAGTAAAGCAAGGTATAGCAGACAAATACTTTGATGATAATGAACGGATGGAGCGACTAGATGTAGTTTTCGCCAATCGCTATCTGGAAGCTTATTATGCTTATCAGGCAGGGAAGCCTTGTTCGAAGTGTTGGGAATTAGCCTTTGAAGCAACTAGAAGCCGGAAGCTGATCGTCCTGCAACATCTTTTTCTAGGGATGAATGCGCATATCAATCTGGACCTGGGAATCGCTTCAGCACAAATAGCCCCAGGTGAGCAAATCAAGGCATTGGAAGGAGACTTCATGAAGATCAATGAAATCCTTTCGGTCCTGGTCAATGGTGTTCAGGATGAATTGGCCCGTATCTGGCCAATGCTGAAGTATCTGGATCGTTTGGCGGGCAAATCGGATGAAGCGCTGGCGGCTTTCAGCATGGGAATTGCCCGAGATGGTGCCTGGCGAGTTGCCAAAGAAGCTGCAGACCTGTCTGGTAACGAACTACAACAGTATATTAATCAGAAAGACAGGAAAGTGGATAAATTCGGCAGGCTTATCTATAACCCTGGCTTTTTTCTTCGGAGCGTGGTTTGGTTCATTCGGATCATGGAAAAAGGTACAGTAGCCCGTAAAATCAGAATTTTGGATGGTTATACCTCCCAGAACGCTTCTAAATAGGGCTTGAACGCCGCCTTTTTTATTACTATCTCGCAAAATTTAGTTTTATTAGCAACTAGTTCCGATTATTCCAGTTTTTCCTTTGGGATACGAGAATACCATAGACGCAACAACCCTTTAAAGATGAAACTTTTCTTTACGTCACTATTGGTGATAACCATATTGGCAGCTTCGGCCCAAAACAAAACTGCGCCTACTTATCAAATTGATAAGACCTCACCTGAATCGACAGAACTGTACAAAGAAGTACCTGTTGTTACCCCTTCCCCGAACCACAAATCTCCCTCGGACGGGATGGTGTTGTTTGACGGGTCAGGAACCTCAGAATGGCAAAAGAATCCCATCCAGATCGTAGCGAGTATGCGAGAAATGGATCCGATCATCCGTGGTTTGAAGGATAGTTATCAGATGGATGCCATCGAATGGGTAGTGGAAAAAGGAGAAATGGTGGTCAAGCCGGGGAGCGGAGCCATCGCAACAAAGAAACATTTTGGTGATGTACAATTGCATCTGGAATGGAATGCCCCAGTTGATGAAGGAAAATCAAGCCAGTTGTACAGTAACAGTGGAGTATTCTTCATGGGCATGTATGAAGTTCAGATCCTGAACTCTTACGACAACCCGACATATTCCAATGGCCAGGCATCTTCAGTGTATAAGCAGCATATACCCTTAGTGAATGCTTCACGTCCTCCTGGCGAATGGCAGGTTTATGACATCATTTTTACTGCGCCACGATTTTCTGATAAAGGAACGCTGGTTACACCAGCCCGTATTACAGTCTTTCACAATGGTATTCTGACTCAGAATAATGTTGAATTATTGGGGCCTACATGTTACATAGGAACACCCTACTATGTACCCCACCCCGAGAAATTGCCCTTGATCCTACAAGATCATGGTGATCCCGTACGTTTTAGAAATATTTGGATTAGAGAATTATAAACTATAAAACTATTAATGATTACTGTCGTTCCGCCAAAACGACAATAACATCGCCCACCACTAACTACCGCTAACACTTGGAAAATTTAAAAGAACAATCCGTCGAGGAACTCTGGAAAGAATTTACCAGAGAAGACCTCAGGTCTAAATTTAAAGTCTCGAACTTTGGAAGGGTATGGTCTTATCCGGCCAACGACCCTGACAATCCCATTTTACTTTCCGGATATAAAAATGCTGGGTACCACGCCATTCCCACCAAAAAGAAAGACGGAAAGAATACGCTCATTTATATCCATAAGATTGTTGCCGACCTTTTCGTGCCCAATCCAAATGAATACAAGAAGCTGATCTTCAGGGACCGTAATCGCACGAACTGCCATGCCAGCAATCTGGTATGGGTAAGCAAAGAAGAGTATGCTGACTACATGCGAGAGCGAAAAAGTGTTTACGATTACCGACCGGACTTCAAGCCTAACACAAAGCTGACGCCAGCTAAAGTAGCCATGCTTAAAAAGATCATTCACGATCCGAATCGAAAGACGCGCTATAAGATCATTGCCAAACGATTCGGGATCAACATCACGACCCTTTTTGCCATCAAACGTGGCGACAGCTGGAAGGATGTGGAGCCGATGAAGTGATCTTCTCTTCGATTCCATGCCTAGATAAACCAGTATCAAGAAATTAATTTAGAAAATCGTCATTCCGGTCATCACTTGACAATCATGCGTTTTTCCCGGATTTCATTGATGTACCGGAATCTCAATAATCAGAGCAGTTGACAATTTCTGCTCCATTGGTTGAGATTCCGCAGGGCCGCCTGGCGGTATTCTTTTGCTACGCTTCAGAAACCGGAAAGACGTTCCTTTTTTTTGAATTCACTCATTCCTCAAAGACTTGACGGGATTGGTCAAGGCGGCCTTTCTGGCGTGGTTTGAAACTATCATTAGTGCAAAAAGTAGTGCAACACCACCGGCGATTGGAAAGATCCACCACTCGACGGGCACCCGTACAGCATATCGATCCAGATAGGCGTCCATGAGCCACCAACTCAATGGCGCGGCTACTGCAAAGGAGATCAGCACCAGCTTCGAGAAGTCCCTGGACAAGAGGGTGATCAGACCCGAAACGGAGGCACCCAGTACTTTTCTGATGCCAATTTCTTTGATCCGTTGCTCAGCCGTGTACGAAGCCAGTCCGAATAACCCTAAGCCTGTAATGAACAACGCCAGTAATGAAAAGAGCGTAGCTAGGCTTTTGGTCAGTTGAATGGTTGAGAACTTTTCCTGAAATTCCTGATCTGCAAATTCATATTCAAAAGGATACGCAGGGTTGTACTGGTCGAAAATTGCCCCCACTTGCGCCAGGGTTTCCGGCAGATCATCAGACTTTTTCAACCTTACGGTAATGTAGCTGATCCAGTCCGGATCCATGAACATGAACATCGGCCGAACAGGCTCGTATGGTGATCCCATCAGTACATTGTCTACCACACCGATCAGTTTCACTTTATCTCCCCAGAGGTCCAGGTTGGTGCCAATGGGGTCTTCCAGTTGCATGATGTCCAGTGCCGCTTTATTCACAATGATGGCCTGAGAGTCCAGGGCATAGGTACGGTCAAAGTCTCTTCCCATCAGCAGGTCGATGCCCATGGTTTCCGTGTAATCATAACCCGCCGAGATGGTGACAAACAACACCCGATGAGATTCAGGTTTGCCAGGCCAACCCAAAAAGTTATTGGAGTAGATCCCCGTAATGGGGCTATTGGACCGGGTCACAGCCTCAGCCAAACCGGATTGTAGCAATTCTTCTTTCAACGTATTGTAATGTTGGCCCAGTTCTTCTGTGTATTCAACCTGGATCAGGTTTTGTTGATCATACCCCAGTTCCCGGTTTTCTACCAGGTTGATCTGACGAAAAATGATCACCGTGCCGATCATGAGCAACATGGAAACAGAAAACTGAATGATCACCAGCACTTTTCTGGGTGTGGAGGCTCCCTTACCTAATTTGACGCTGCCTTTTAATGTACGTACGGTGTTGAAAGAAGAGAGGAACAAGGCCGGGTAGCTTCCGGAGACGAGTCCTGTCAGGCAGATCAAGCCAACAGAAAGTAGCCAAAACTGCGCTGATTGATAGTTGATAAATAATTGTTTTTCGACCAGATCATTGTAGAAAGGCAACGCCAGCTCGCACAGTATAATTGCAATGACAAAAGCCAGGGTAGCGATGAACATGGATTCTCCCAGAAATTGAGAAATGAGTTGTGTCCTTTTTGATCCAAGACTTTTTCTTATGCCAACTTCACGGGCTCTTTTTTCCGAGCGAGCGGTAGCCAGGTTCATGAAGTTAATACAGGCAATGATGAGTATGAAGGTGGCAATGATGCTGAATAGCTGGACAAAATCACTTCTGCCTCCAGTTGCTTCACCATGCTCAAAATTGGAGAACAACCTCCATTTTTCCATCGGATGGAGGAATAGCGTACGAGGCAGGTCATCCTGTCCATTTTCAGTCAATAAAGGACCAATGGCAGCGGATGCCTCCTGATATTGCGACGCCTCATAGAGTTCTACGAACACTTGAAAGGAATAATTACCCCAATTGGTGGTATTGCGTCGAACCCAATCATTGACCTGCTCGCGATGCTTCCATGGTGTCAGGTATTCAAATTGAAAAGTTGAATTATTGGGCAAGTCATCCAGAATTCCTGTGACCTGCATGAGGTGCTGATCCTCCATTTTGATGATTTTCCCCATTGGATCTTCATCCGGGAATAAAGTTTGGGCCAGGGTTTCAGTAATAACAATGGAATTGGGTTCTTTCAAAACCTGATCGGCTGTTCCTTGTTTCAAGGTATATTCAAACATCGTCAGAAACTCGTCACTGACGTAATAGCCTTCTTTGATCAGCCGCTTATCCCCAACCGTGAGTAACCTCGTACTTCCCCATCCGGCGACACAAGTATTTTTGATCCGATTATCGGCAGTTTTTAATGCACGATAGGTAGGAAGGGGAACAGAACGCCAGGAATTGATTTTGTCATCGAATTCAGCGTTGACCCAAACCTGATGAATTCGATCAAACTTGGGGAGGAATTGATCATAGGTCGTTTCATCTTCGACCCAAAGCATGATCAACACGCTACAAACTATACCTATCGAGAGTCCGGCGATGTTGATGATGGAATACAGACTGTTTCGCCGCAGATTGCGGACTGTGACTAGAAAAAAGTTGCGCAACATTTGATTTGAGTTTGACCTTTGGGCTCCCTATGGACTGCTAGCAGTGCCATAGGTTGCTTGACTGAAGGAAATACCGGCTGTTTTGTAAATAGTTACAATACGTGAAGAAAAAATACCGTGGACCTAAACCCTATCAAGGGTCTTCAATTAATGGATGTCCTTTTAAAATTTAAAAACGGACTATCGAGACGTATACCATCCAGAAACTACTTTGAATGCCTTTATCTTTAGTCTATCCCATACTCTTTTTTGGTAAACTGTGAGTCCAAGAAAGATCAAAAATAAAGTGGCAAGGGTCACGAAAATTTTTAAAGACCACTGCTCAAAACCTGCCAATTCTAACCACCACGTAACAAAAATTGCATTGATGAAAAAACCTGCGGAAAGCACTCTAAAAAGTGTGAAAAAGCTGTATTGGATATCTATCTCACGAAGGAGTCTTTCATTGCCTTCATTCCAAATTCTTGGCATTTTTGTGCTTTGTTTAAATCCAGTACCCTGTTTAGCCGAACCTTTTGTGAGTTTAATGAGAGAATAAAAATTATTTGAGTTATTCTCATAGTAGTAATGCCTAGGACATATGAAAGGGCTACCAGAGCTATTGAAATGTATGTTAAATAGTCTTTAACCTGAATTAGAAAACAAAGATCAGTTACTTCAAAAATCACGAGCACACAGAAAAAAAGACCAATTGTTACAGTGAAGCCTGAGATGATGGATTCAGCCCAAAGGTTTTTTACCATAGCGAGATTATCTGGTATTTAGATATAGTTTAGAATTTCTTGTCCTATCCCTCACGCAAGATCTTTTCCATTTTTTTACCTTTTGCTAACTCATCCACCACCTTATCGAGGTACCTGCATTTTTTGGTCAGCGGCGTTTCTATTTCCTCGATACGATAGCCACAAATCACTCCTTTGATCTGTTCGGCACCCGGAGGGACATTGGCCTCTTCAAAAAAGGTCTTAAAAGTCACTTGCTGGTCAATGAGTTCCTGGAGTTTTTGATCATTAAACCCGGTTAACCACTCAATTACCTGATGCAACTCTTCTTTGGTCCTGCCTTTTTTCTCAACTTTCGTTACGTAGTGTGGATATACTGAGGAAAATTTCATGTTGGCGATTCGCTCGTCGTGTTCAGGTGTGGTAGTCATAGGTCGATCAAAAAATTAAGTGATCCATTTTCAGGATTACAATCATATACCGGGCCTTATAAGATGACCCGTTTAGTTTATTCTAAAATTAATGGCTGGCTGTGAAAATTGCCAGCGATTGTAACATCTAACAGGATCGCTGTTGGTTGAGCTATTGTTTGCCCTGATTCGTATCCTTGATGAACAGGGCATCAATTTTTGGCTTAAGGGTCTTTGCTTTCATGATCCGAACATTATCCTGCTTCAGGTCGGCCAACGCATGGATCGCCTTTGCTATCTTCTGGGCGATTTCCTTTTGCCCGTCTTCGCTTGTGAGGTGGTAGAAATCATCGATGGTTCCCAGGTTGCCTGCATCGATGTGAATGGCCGGACATTGAAGGCGGTCCAGTACGTATAATTCAGATTCAGCTTTTTGGGAAATTCCCGATTGATCACTTAAATGACTCGCAAAGAATTTGCCATACGCTTGCGAAGATTCCGAGTGATCATTCTTCCCAGAATAGAAAACAGAAGGGCCTGATCTCAGCGCCTTGTTGTAGTTCGTATGAATAGATATATACAGATCCAGGTGCCTGGAATCCTTGATTCGTTCTTTGTAGGTTTCATAGGAATCATTAGTCCCTAAAAGGTGGACAGATGAGACGCCCAGATCAAACTGAGGGATTTGTTTCGCGATGGCGTCGGTGATTGCTTTCTCCATGGCACCATTGAAACTCATGCCCTCATCTTGTCCGCCCAGGCCATGATCAATAGCGACTCTGAAAATAGTACTTGAAACGGTAGAGTTGTCCGCATCATCAACGAAATGATAACTGGATAATAGTACGAATAAAGTAATTGCAATAAAGCCTTTCATCTTGTTGTTTTCTTTAGTTGATACGAAAGATACGGAGATTTAACCACTTTTTTGGTATAGCTACTGAAGACGGCAGAATTTAATCGCATCAAGCTTTTCTCCTTTTCATTGTTAACAATTCATCAGCAAGGCCCTTTGCTTCTTCGGTAATCTGATTCGGAAAATCATTGATTTCCAGTATGCGAATGGCGTTGGTATGGTTTAGGCTGCCTTTTTTCAACAGGTAATCGAACGTGAGCTGGTCATTGACAATTTTTTCTTCAAAGTGGTAGAAGGCATAATTTTCTTGTAAATAATCAATCAGTTCCAGGTCGTGTGTGGAGCAAAAGACCAGATTGATGGCATCATCAAGGTAGGTAAGGACCGCTTTTCCCGAGGCAATCCGTTCCACTGTGTTTGTGCCCTTAAAAATTTCATCCAGAAGGAACAGGTTGTGTTGTTCCAGTTGACTTTCGTCGGCAAATTTCTTGATGGTTTTTACTTCCTGGTAATAGTAACTCGTGTGTTCAAACAAGTCATCCGAAATTCGAATGGCGGAATAAATTTTGAAAGGGGATAAGTACAAAGTGCTTGCACAGGCTGTATTAAGTGTTTGAGCAAGCAAAGCATTGATTCCAATGGTTCTGATGAACGTTGATTTGCCAGACATATTGGAGCCTGTCAAAAGGATAGATTTTTGGTCCGATAATTTCAAGTCATTGTCAACTGCCTGGTGAATCAATGGGTGATACAGTTTTTCTGAATCCCAGGTTTTTGTGGGTGAATTGGAGAATTCAGGGATGCAATAATAAGGAAGAGACTCGCGCCAGGAGGAGACAGAGATCGCCATGTCCAGTTGGCCTATTGCTTCGTAAAGCACCTTAATGTCTGATTTGTTGGACTCGATCTGCCGGAGTAGTCTGAAGAGGACCAATGGCTCAATGAGTAAGGCACCTTTTACAAGGTCCAGGACATATTCTAAGGTTTGTGCGATCTCACCCAAAGCCTTGGATTCCCACTTGAAGAAGATGGATGCCCGCCAGATCTTATTGAGTGCCCGAATGGCGGAACCCACTTTTTCTTTAGATCCGAAGAACAATCCCTTCTCGTTTAGAGTAGCCGCCACTTTGTGCAACTGAAGTAACTGTGGAATGGTATTTGAATAACCCATGATGTTATTCTTATTCCACAGGTGAATGATCGTGTTGATGCTGATCAACAATAAGGCAAAAATGATCGCCTGACTGTAAAAGATGGAAACCAATAGGGCAATGACGACAGCAACAGACATAGTAGGGATCAGCCAGAACCATTTTGGTTTTGGGAGCTGATCTCCGAAAAATAGCCTTTGGATGAAATAGGCACCACGATCGTTGAGCGCATTTAAATCAATGATGGCTTCTTTCCATTCTTCTGGGTGATCATTGAGGAATTCGATGTGCTGTTCAACTATTTGGGAATTGCTGTGATCCCGAGGAAGCACCCTGAGTTTGGCATACAGGTATTGTTGACCAATGCAGGAAGTCGTTCGATCCAGAGAGATGAATAATTCCTCAAAATCAAGGTCATGCAGCGTTCGTTCATCGATGATTTGATGAGCATCCTGATGATCTTCATGTGAGAAGAAAAGAGAGATACTTTCAAAATCAAAATCCTCGTCTTTAATGTTTTGTTGACGTTCAAGTATCGCTTGTCGTTGCTTCAGTCTTTTTTTAAACATAGAGGGGTATTGAGGAGAAAAAATTTGACTCAATAAAAAATATTTCCCCTTGTTAGTTGCAGTGGTCGTGGCTTTATTACAAAGACAGTTTTAATTGCAAGAATTCAATTCAATTTCTTAACATACCTACTGCTCATCCATCCAAGGCTTCTAAAGCTCAATTCATTGTTTCCGGTATAGAGGTTCGACTTTAGTGGTTTCAGGTTGTTTTCCATTACCACAAACCACCAAATTCTTTCAGTTTCATCTGTATGTTTAGCGATCGCATATCCTCTGGACCCTTTTGGATAGATGGCGACGGTGTTCCCATCGATGATTTCCTCCTCGGGAAGGTTGTCGTAGTTATTGTCGATGATGGGTTGAGCCCTCAATTTGTATTCGGCATTGATGGTAACAAAGGGAGTTTTTGAGATGAAATGATCGGGTTGTTCGGTATCATACATATAGGCAAAATCATTGTGTAAAATGAATTCATACTTCGACTCCTTTCTCACAATATCTAGCGTCAAGATATGATCTACAAATGTGGCACAACAGTGATAATCGTGAATAGTAAATGATAGCAAGCTATTGTTACTGGATCTTTCTATTCTTTGAATTCTCCCCTTGATTACCCGTGATTTTTGGTAGGTATCTCCTGTGTTAATGTAGAATACCAATGATTCTTCATTTCCACCATCGAACCCTTCGAAAATCACATCATTCAGGCCGTCGGCATTGATGTCAATCAGATGAAAGCTATCGAGTTGTTCCCCC
This genomic stretch from Cytophagales bacterium harbors:
- a CDS encoding S-adenosylmethionine decarboxylase; its protein translation is MEAKIDNFSSWVHQSDATILKTDIEALVATSGFTILNFMEHHFEPQGYTAMWLLAESHCALHTFPEENKAYIEISSCNTDLFVNFVTAFNHYQKKVNAEILGANS
- a CDS encoding DUF5995 family protein; translation: MLANSIEQVIEKLQEIINESEDQMSPIGYFAALYQKVTERVKQGIADKYFDDNERMERLDVVFANRYLEAYYAYQAGKPCSKCWELAFEATRSRKLIVLQHLFLGMNAHINLDLGIASAQIAPGEQIKALEGDFMKINEILSVLVNGVQDELARIWPMLKYLDRLAGKSDEALAAFSMGIARDGAWRVAKEAADLSGNELQQYINQKDRKVDKFGRLIYNPGFFLRSVVWFIRIMEKGTVARKIRILDGYTSQNASK
- a CDS encoding DUF1080 domain-containing protein, with protein sequence MKLFFTSLLVITILAASAQNKTAPTYQIDKTSPESTELYKEVPVVTPSPNHKSPSDGMVLFDGSGTSEWQKNPIQIVASMREMDPIIRGLKDSYQMDAIEWVVEKGEMVVKPGSGAIATKKHFGDVQLHLEWNAPVDEGKSSQLYSNSGVFFMGMYEVQILNSYDNPTYSNGQASSVYKQHIPLVNASRPPGEWQVYDIIFTAPRFSDKGTLVTPARITVFHNGILTQNNVELLGPTCYIGTPYYVPHPEKLPLILQDHGDPVRFRNIWIREL
- a CDS encoding ABC transporter permease → MLRNFFLVTVRNLRRNSLYSIINIAGLSIGIVCSVLIMLWVEDETTYDQFLPKFDRIHQVWVNAEFDDKINSWRSVPLPTYRALKTADNRIKNTCVAGWGSTRLLTVGDKRLIKEGYYVSDEFLTMFEYTLKQGTADQVLKEPNSIVITETLAQTLFPDEDPMGKIIKMEDQHLMQVTGILDDLPNNSTFQFEYLTPWKHREQVNDWVRRNTTNWGNYSFQVFVELYEASQYQEASAAIGPLLTENGQDDLPRTLFLHPMEKWRLFSNFEHGEATGGRSDFVQLFSIIATFILIIACINFMNLATARSEKRAREVGIRKSLGSKRTQLISQFLGESMFIATLAFVIAIILCELALPFYNDLVEKQLFINYQSAQFWLLSVGLICLTGLVSGSYPALFLSSFNTVRTLKGSVKLGKGASTPRKVLVIIQFSVSMLLMIGTVIIFRQINLVENRELGYDQQNLIQVEYTEELGQHYNTLKEELLQSGLAEAVTRSNSPITGIYSNNFLGWPGKPESHRVLFVTISAGYDYTETMGIDLLMGRDFDRTYALDSQAIIVNKAALDIMQLEDPIGTNLDLWGDKVKLIGVVDNVLMGSPYEPVRPMFMFMDPDWISYITVRLKKSDDLPETLAQVGAIFDQYNPAYPFEYEFADQEFQEKFSTIQLTKSLATLFSLLALFITGLGLFGLASYTAEQRIKEIGIRKVLGASVSGLITLLSRDFSKLVLISFAVAAPLSWWLMDAYLDRYAVRVPVEWWIFPIAGGVALLFALMIVSNHARKAALTNPVKSLRNE
- a CDS encoding DUF2200 domain-containing protein, encoding MTTTPEHDERIANMKFSSVYPHYVTKVEKKGRTKEELHQVIEWLTGFNDQKLQELIDQQVTFKTFFEEANVPPGAEQIKGVICGYRIEEIETPLTKKCRYLDKVVDELAKGKKMEKILREG
- a CDS encoding N-acetylmuramoyl-L-alanine amidase, giving the protein MKGFIAITLFVLLSSYHFVDDADNSTVSSTIFRVAIDHGLGGQDEGMSFNGAMEKAITDAIAKQIPQFDLGVSSVHLLGTNDSYETYKERIKDSRHLDLYISIHTNYNKALRSGPSVFYSGKNDHSESSQAYGKFFASHLSDQSGISQKAESELYVLDRLQCPAIHIDAGNLGTIDDFYHLTSEDGQKEIAQKIAKAIHALADLKQDNVRIMKAKTLKPKIDALFIKDTNQGKQ
- a CDS encoding DNA mismatch repair protein MutS — encoded protein: MFKKRLKQRQAILERQQNIKDEDFDFESISLFFSHEDHQDAHQIIDERTLHDLDFEELFISLDRTTSCIGQQYLYAKLRVLPRDHSNSQIVEQHIEFLNDHPEEWKEAIIDLNALNDRGAYFIQRLFFGDQLPKPKWFWLIPTMSVAVVIALLVSIFYSQAIIFALLLISINTIIHLWNKNNIMGYSNTIPQLLQLHKVAATLNEKGLFFGSKEKVGSAIRALNKIWRASIFFKWESKALGEIAQTLEYVLDLVKGALLIEPLVLFRLLRQIESNKSDIKVLYEAIGQLDMAISVSSWRESLPYYCIPEFSNSPTKTWDSEKLYHPLIHQAVDNDLKLSDQKSILLTGSNMSGKSTFIRTIGINALLAQTLNTACASTLYLSPFKIYSAIRISDDLFEHTSYYYQEVKTIKKFADESQLEQHNLFLLDEIFKGTNTVERIASGKAVLTYLDDAINLVFCSTHDLELIDYLQENYAFYHFEEKIVNDQLTFDYLLKKGSLNHTNAIRILEINDFPNQITEEAKGLADELLTMKRRKA